The Polluticoccus soli sequence AACGGTACATCTCTTGGCATCATCACTTCGGGGGTATTGTAGTTTTTTACAAAGAGAATCAATTCACACAGACCTATAAAACAGCGACCGAATATTTAAAGGCAAATTACCAAACAATCGAACTTGACAACAGCCGAAAACAGGAATTGGCAGTTAAGTGCGCTTATAATAGTGATTCACAGAAGTTAATAACAATTCACTTTATCTTTATTTGCCTTAGCTAATCATAAACGACGACATTGGTAGGTATAAATCAACGATAATGGATGAAAACATCAGGTGGAAAGGGTACTTCTACCATCCATCAAACAAAAATGACCAGCTTCCGGGCTTGTTAACGTTCAATCAGAGCGATGGTATTGAGTTGGAGTTATTCGGCCACTTTGAAACTGTACGATCTGTATCATCCAGGGAACAGACGATTTTGCTTGGATTTACTTCCGAAGGCAAAAAGCTAACGCTGCTAAATTGCTTTGAGGACTCTCGCGGAATGAGCTTACCTGGGTTTCCTACTTCAAGCTACTCAGCTATATATCTATTCGTTGGTCAACATTTTGAGGGCGTAGATCAAATAGAATTCAATAGTTGTGCAATTGAATATCAGGATTTAAATTACTGGCTCGATATAAGCGGTTTTGAAGTTCCAAAATATAACTATGAAATAAACGAGTTAAACGTTACTTACCGCCAGCCAGATCGCATAACTTTTATGCTTAAAGAAGATTGGAAGGCTGAGTTTGAATTCGTATTCAATAGGCCATTCGAGTATTGGCAACCTCACTCTGAAGTTCGAATTCGCCAAGCACCTATATTTAAATTGATACCTAGTTCTTTAACATCGTTTAACGATTTTCACGAAACATACTCCAGCTTCAATTCATTCTTATCAATAAACTACTTTTCATACCCGAAGCAACTGTCCGTTACATTCTACATCGACAAAGAAGCCGACGATAAACATGGGGCAAACTTTATTAAAGTTGATCTATACTTTCAAAGAGGGGTCGACTTCAAAAACAAACGTCATGATAGCCGGCACCGATTCTTATTGGAATACAAGAACTATGGAGAACATTTTGATCAATTTGTAACACGGTGGTATGAACTGGAGGAAATTGTTGAGGCATCCATAAGTATTTTGACCGAAACATTGATGAATCGTGGAAACCCAATGGAGTTGCACTTCATCAGTTTAGTTCAGGCGCTTGAAAACTATCATCGCCGCGTAATCGATTCAAATAAAAAGAGTCTGAATATACGACTGGATGAAATTGTTAGCCGTCTTCCGTCAAAAGTTGCCGATGTGTTGCTTTCGAGCGAAATTGATTTTACTAAAAGAGTAACTAAAAATAGGAACTACTATACTCATTACTCGGAAGACCACAAAAAATTTGCACATTCAATTAGCGAATTGTTTGTATTATCTGAGAAATTGAAATTGATTTTGATTGTTTCGTTAATGATCGACCTAGGTCTTGCAGCCGAGAAAATTGAATTATATGTGCTCACTAAAGGCATGTATAATTTTAACCATATAATTGATGCAAAAAAGTACACAGAATTCATTCGCGAGAACGCGTGATCCATGAAAAACCTGGAACATATATTCTATCACGGGACGTCATCCATATTTCTTGATTCTATCAAGGCACATGGCCTTGGCGGCGTTAATCCCAACAAAGA is a genomic window containing:
- a CDS encoding HEPN domain-containing protein, yielding MDENIRWKGYFYHPSNKNDQLPGLLTFNQSDGIELELFGHFETVRSVSSREQTILLGFTSEGKKLTLLNCFEDSRGMSLPGFPTSSYSAIYLFVGQHFEGVDQIEFNSCAIEYQDLNYWLDISGFEVPKYNYEINELNVTYRQPDRITFMLKEDWKAEFEFVFNRPFEYWQPHSEVRIRQAPIFKLIPSSLTSFNDFHETYSSFNSFLSINYFSYPKQLSVTFYIDKEADDKHGANFIKVDLYFQRGVDFKNKRHDSRHRFLLEYKNYGEHFDQFVTRWYELEEIVEASISILTETLMNRGNPMELHFISLVQALENYHRRVIDSNKKSLNIRLDEIVSRLPSKVADVLLSSEIDFTKRVTKNRNYYTHYSEDHKKFAHSISELFVLSEKLKLILIVSLMIDLGLAAEKIELYVLTKGMYNFNHIIDAKKYTEFIRENA